A segment of the Myxococcales bacterium genome:
ACGCAGCGACAGATCACCGAGACGGGCGAAGCGCGGATCTGGGTGAGCCACGACGAGCACGGCGCGGCGACGCCGCGGGTCGTGAGCCGCTCGGAATACGACGCGCTGGTGACCGCGGATGTCGCAGCCGGCAAGGTCGTGCGTGAGGCGAACCTCGCGGATGCGCCCGACCCGTTCCTGCAAGCCTTCGCGGACATGAAGAAGGAGCACGGGGCCGACGCGTTCGTGGACGGGAGCGCGGACTACGGCGATCGCGCACGCACGCGCGCGCAGGAGGGACCGAGAGGGGCGAGCGCAGCCAGCACGGCCACCGCACCGGTCGCGCGCTCGAAGGCGCGGAATGCAACGGCAGGCGCAGGGAGGGGGCGCGCGGAATTCGAGGCGCGGGTGCACGCGGACGCCGACGGCTACGCGAACGCAGATGCAGACGCCCAGGCCAGCCTGGCCGCCTACGCATCCGAGCGTGGAGAGGAGCTGGCTCGTGAGCTGGCCGGGGCGGAGTCAGCCGTGGCGCAAGCCGACGCCCGGCTCGGGGCTGCGACGGCCAGATTCAATGCCGCCGCGCGAAGTGCGCGGAGGTGGGCCCGCGTCGCGGCCGTGAGCCTCGCGGTCCTCGTCGTAGCGACCGCAGGCGCGGCCGCACCTGCCGCGGCATCCGCATCGGCCGGCGTGAGCACGGC
Coding sequences within it:
- a CDS encoding RHS repeat-associated core domain-containing protein; the protein is MVETREVLYLDGGQERVRVRRGATIVLERWTTHVADGERRVAVVDRHVVDTLGNEVDAIGPARVRYHLTTPQGSTALELDAAGALISYEEYLPHGGSAFIAGDDVREVARRDVRYAGKERDRATGLDAYPQRYYAPWLGRWLSCDPIGPKDGLNLYAFVGGDPIGMVDPEGTEKRPTQGHKVEEHVADVPAELRPFYDSLPAETQRQITETGEARIWVSHDEHGAATPRVVSRSEYDALVTADVAAGKVVREANLADAPDPFLQAFADMKKEHGADAFVDGSADYGDRARTRAQEGPRGASAASTATAPVARSKARNATAGAGRGRAEFEARVHADADGYANADADAQASLAAYASERGEELARELAGAESAVAQADARLGAATARFNAAARSARRWARVAAVSLAVLVVATAGAAAPAAASASAGVSTA